One Bradyrhizobium manausense DNA segment encodes these proteins:
- the minE gene encoding cell division topological specificity factor MinE, whose amino-acid sequence MSMGLLRLLRGNKASAPVARERLQILLAHERGMRGQPDLLGVLREEILAVVSKHVMLDPTKVIVRLERGDEVSTLEVDIEVPNDFERKKAAVA is encoded by the coding sequence ATGAGCATGGGTCTGCTCCGGCTTCTCCGCGGCAACAAGGCGTCCGCACCCGTCGCTCGCGAACGGTTGCAGATCCTGCTGGCCCATGAACGCGGAATGCGCGGCCAGCCCGACCTGCTCGGTGTGCTGCGTGAGGAAATTCTCGCCGTGGTCTCCAAGCACGTCATGCTGGATCCGACCAAGGTGATCGTGCGGCTCGAGCGCGGCGACGAGGTATCGACGCTGGAGGTCGATATCGAGGTGCCCAACGACTTCGAGCGCAAGAAGGCGGCGGTCGCGTAG
- a CDS encoding NAD-dependent epimerase/dehydratase family protein, giving the protein MLLTRQTLPKTIPDIAALDDLLCRPTQALIDDLAKVEGDIMILGVGGKMGPTLAGLAKAAAPDRRVVGVARFSEAGVKEWLHARGVETINCDLMDEKAIQALPKAPNIIFMAGRKFGAEGDLSLTWAMNAHVPALVAQAFPSSRIVAFSTGCIYPFVPVDGKGSTEDMAPNPPGEYAQSCVGRERMFEHFSRRFSTPGRLFRLNYAIDMRYGVLHDIATKVLTGTPIDVSLGHVNFIWQGDASAQALRCLAHCTAPTSPINVSGHEILAVRDLAAKFGARFGRAPVLSGKEEPTAWLTDTSKSVELFGQPVVDTEQLIAWTADWVSRSMPSLGKPTKYEVRDGRY; this is encoded by the coding sequence ATGCTGCTCACCCGCCAGACACTGCCGAAGACCATCCCCGATATCGCGGCGCTTGACGATCTGCTGTGCCGGCCGACCCAGGCGCTGATCGACGATCTCGCCAAGGTCGAGGGCGACATCATGATCTTGGGTGTCGGCGGCAAGATGGGCCCGACGCTGGCAGGGCTGGCGAAGGCCGCCGCGCCGGATCGCCGCGTCGTCGGCGTGGCGCGCTTCAGCGAAGCCGGCGTGAAGGAGTGGCTGCATGCGCGCGGCGTCGAGACCATCAATTGCGATTTGATGGACGAGAAAGCCATCCAGGCGCTGCCGAAAGCACCCAACATCATCTTCATGGCCGGCCGCAAGTTCGGCGCCGAGGGTGACCTGTCGCTGACCTGGGCGATGAACGCGCATGTCCCGGCGCTGGTCGCGCAAGCCTTCCCGTCGTCGCGCATCGTCGCGTTTTCGACCGGCTGCATCTATCCATTCGTGCCCGTCGACGGCAAAGGCTCGACCGAGGACATGGCACCGAACCCGCCGGGCGAGTACGCCCAGTCCTGCGTCGGCCGCGAGCGCATGTTCGAGCACTTTTCGCGCAGGTTCTCGACACCGGGGCGACTGTTCCGCCTCAACTACGCCATCGACATGCGCTATGGCGTGCTGCACGACATCGCGACGAAAGTGCTGACGGGCACACCGATCGACGTCAGCCTTGGGCACGTCAATTTCATCTGGCAGGGCGATGCCTCCGCGCAGGCGCTGCGATGCCTGGCGCATTGCACCGCGCCGACCTCGCCGATCAATGTCAGCGGCCACGAGATTCTTGCAGTGCGCGATCTCGCCGCGAAATTCGGCGCCCGCTTCGGTCGCGCGCCGGTGCTATCAGGCAAGGAAGAGCCGACGGCGTGGCTGACCGACACGTCGAAGTCCGTCGAGCTGTTCGGCCAGCCGGTCGTCGATACCGAACAGCTGATCGCCTGGACTGCAGACTGGGTTTCCCGCTCCATGCCGAGCCTCGGCAAGCCCACCAAATACGAGGTGCGCGATGGACGCTACTGA
- a CDS encoding GNAT family N-acetyltransferase has translation MDATDGPAVIKLGVEDAMAGLVLSTEARWNQTEDDWRVFLHDGIVFGIRDGMRLVATAALLPYSGNNAWISMVLVSGTHRRRGLATRLVDACLETARTNGLTSWLDATPDGAAVYGPLGFAPVLQLRRLRLVNSDRASAQAPAAATLDSLCTRDRRANGFDRTTLLSKFAQRSGSRIVSANGAIALVREGRTARHIGPLLADNAAAALALVNAIAQSEGSPLLLDAVASQTAFLEGLTASGWTIERPFQRMRFGSATATGEEVPFAVAGPEFG, from the coding sequence ATGGACGCTACTGACGGGCCGGCCGTCATCAAGCTCGGCGTCGAGGACGCGATGGCCGGGCTCGTGCTCTCGACGGAGGCGCGCTGGAACCAGACCGAGGACGACTGGCGCGTTTTCCTGCACGACGGAATCGTGTTCGGGATCCGCGACGGCATGCGGCTGGTCGCCACCGCGGCGCTGCTGCCCTATTCCGGCAACAACGCCTGGATCAGCATGGTGCTGGTCTCAGGCACCCACCGCCGCCGCGGCCTGGCCACACGCCTCGTCGATGCCTGTCTGGAGACGGCACGCACGAACGGCTTGACGAGCTGGCTCGATGCCACGCCCGATGGCGCCGCCGTCTATGGTCCGCTCGGCTTTGCGCCGGTGCTGCAATTGCGCCGGCTCAGGCTGGTGAATTCAGACCGCGCGTCGGCGCAGGCGCCGGCGGCCGCGACGCTCGATTCCCTTTGTACGCGGGACCGTCGCGCCAACGGCTTCGACCGTACGACCCTGCTCTCAAAATTCGCGCAGCGCTCCGGCTCGCGCATCGTCTCCGCGAACGGTGCCATCGCGCTGGTCCGTGAGGGTCGAACCGCCCGCCACATCGGCCCGCTGCTTGCAGATAACGCTGCCGCCGCGCTCGCCCTGGTCAACGCGATCGCGCAATCGGAAGGCAGCCCGCTCCTGCTCGACGCCGTTGCCTCGCAAACTGCGTTCCTGGAAGGATTGACCGCCTCGGGCTGGACCATCGAACGGCCGTTCCAGCGCATGCGGTTCGGCTCCGCCACCGCCACGGGCGAGGAAGTGCCATTTGCCGTCGCCGGCCCTGAATTCGGATAG
- a CDS encoding TetR/AcrR family transcriptional regulator, with product MPAKRSGDTVPQRRDPVATRNKLLTAARLEFAKHGFAGGRVDEIAERAGVNKQLVYHYFGDKDALYLAVLEWVYADIREQERQLNLEGLPPEKAIRKLIEASFDYLATNPDFIVLLNDENRGGARHVRGSTRLEAMHSPLIRSVSHILHEGVRAGVFRKGIDPIQLYISIAGLSYFYLSNTPTLSAIFGKDLSSRAARRSRRRHVADLVLHSLRP from the coding sequence ATGCCCGCAAAACGTTCAGGTGACACCGTGCCGCAGCGCCGCGACCCCGTCGCCACCCGCAACAAGCTGCTCACCGCGGCGCGCCTGGAATTCGCCAAGCACGGTTTCGCCGGCGGCCGCGTCGACGAGATTGCGGAGCGGGCCGGCGTCAACAAGCAGCTCGTCTATCATTACTTCGGCGACAAGGACGCGCTGTATCTTGCCGTGCTCGAATGGGTTTATGCCGACATCCGCGAGCAGGAGCGCCAGCTCAATCTCGAAGGCCTGCCGCCGGAAAAGGCGATCCGGAAGCTGATCGAGGCCTCATTCGATTACCTCGCCACCAACCCTGATTTCATCGTCCTCCTGAACGACGAGAACCGCGGCGGCGCCCGCCACGTCCGCGGCTCGACGCGGCTCGAGGCGATGCACTCGCCGCTGATCCGGAGCGTGTCCCACATCCTGCACGAGGGCGTCCGCGCCGGTGTGTTCCGGAAAGGGATCGATCCGATTCAACTCTATATCTCCATCGCCGGCCTCAGCTATTTCTACCTGTCCAACACGCCGACGCTGTCGGCGATCTTCGGCAAGGACCTGTCGAGCCGGGCCGCAAGGCGCTCCCGCCGACGGCACGTCGCCGATCTCGTGCTGCATTCGCTCCGGCCTTAA
- the minC gene encoding septum site-determining protein MinC, translating to MEALAKPQRQMVRLRGRSYVAFVFVPTVPIQDWLQEIDTTIARSPGFFAGRPVVVDLSSVDLSQSGIGHLLTSLQDRNIRVLGIEGVEEARLTPSMPPLLSGGRSCVIEPTAPKKPEAKVEAKPTSLLLDSPVRSGQTVIFPEGDVTILGSVGSGAEVVAGGSIHIYGALRGRAMAGVNGHTSARIYCQKIEAELLAIDGFYQTADDIDEALRGKPAQAWLQGNTMRITALN from the coding sequence ATGGAGGCCCTAGCAAAACCTCAACGCCAGATGGTGCGCTTGCGCGGGCGCTCCTATGTGGCCTTCGTCTTTGTGCCGACGGTTCCGATCCAGGACTGGCTCCAGGAGATCGACACCACCATCGCGCGCTCGCCGGGCTTCTTTGCTGGCCGGCCCGTGGTGGTCGATCTGTCCTCGGTCGATCTCAGCCAGTCCGGTATCGGCCATCTCCTTACCAGCCTCCAGGACCGCAACATCCGCGTGCTCGGCATCGAGGGCGTGGAGGAGGCGCGGCTGACGCCGTCGATGCCGCCACTGCTCTCGGGCGGGCGCAGCTGCGTGATCGAACCGACCGCACCCAAGAAGCCCGAGGCCAAGGTCGAGGCCAAGCCGACCTCCCTGCTGCTCGACAGCCCCGTGCGCTCCGGCCAGACCGTGATCTTCCCCGAAGGCGATGTCACCATTCTGGGCTCGGTCGGCTCAGGCGCGGAAGTCGTCGCCGGCGGGTCCATTCACATCTACGGCGCGCTCCGCGGCCGCGCCATGGCGGGCGTGAACGGTCACACGAGCGCGCGCATTTATTGCCAGAAGATCGAGGCCGAACTGCTTGCAATCGATGGATTTTATCAGACTGCCGACGACATCGACGAGGCCCTGCGCGGCAAGCCGGCCCAGGCCTGGCTGCAGGGCAATACCATGCGAATTACTGCGCTGAACTGA
- a CDS encoding dihydrodipicolinate synthase family protein gives MHHSQINADIRKLIAEGTVMPAHPLALTAERQLDKQHQRALTRYYIDAGSGGLAVGVHTTQFAIRDVGLYRPVLELAAETAANWTRRPLAMVAGLAGPTKQAVAEARTARDIGYHAGLLSLAAMKSASEDEIIVHCSAVAAEIPLVGFYLQPAVGGVILSSRFWQRFASIDNVIAIKIAPFNRYRTLDVLRGVTAAGALDRVALYTGNDDHILLDLMLPFDLRDKGVTTRTYFKGGLLGHWSVWTASAIKQFERCKAARHKDSVPADLLALDARVTDCNSAFFDVANNFHGCIAGCHEILRRQGLMKGLWCLDPNEGLSPGQKDEIDRVTREHADLSDDTFVVANLDKWLA, from the coding sequence ATGCACCACAGCCAGATCAACGCCGACATCCGCAAGCTGATCGCCGAGGGCACCGTGATGCCGGCGCATCCCCTCGCGCTCACCGCCGAGCGCCAGCTCGACAAGCAGCACCAGCGCGCGCTGACGCGCTATTACATCGACGCCGGCTCTGGCGGCCTCGCCGTCGGCGTCCACACCACGCAGTTCGCGATCCGCGACGTCGGCCTGTATCGCCCCGTGCTCGAGCTCGCCGCCGAGACCGCAGCGAACTGGACCAGGCGGCCGCTGGCGATGGTTGCCGGCCTTGCCGGCCCGACGAAGCAGGCAGTCGCCGAGGCCCGCACCGCGCGCGACATCGGCTATCACGCCGGCCTGCTCAGCCTCGCCGCGATGAAGAGCGCCTCCGAGGACGAGATCATCGTGCATTGCTCGGCGGTCGCGGCCGAAATTCCGCTGGTCGGTTTCTACCTTCAGCCGGCCGTCGGCGGCGTGATCCTGTCCAGCCGCTTCTGGCAGCGCTTTGCCTCGATCGACAATGTGATCGCGATCAAGATCGCGCCATTCAACCGCTATCGCACGCTCGACGTGCTGCGCGGTGTCACCGCCGCCGGCGCGCTCGACCGCGTCGCGCTCTACACCGGCAATGACGACCACATCCTGCTCGACCTGATGCTGCCGTTCGACCTGCGCGACAAGGGTGTCACCACGCGCACCTATTTCAAGGGCGGCCTGCTCGGCCACTGGTCGGTCTGGACCGCAAGCGCCATCAAGCAGTTCGAGCGTTGCAAGGCGGCGCGGCACAAGGACAGCGTGCCGGCCGATCTGCTCGCGCTCGATGCCCGCGTCACCGACTGCAACAGCGCCTTCTTCGACGTCGCCAACAATTTCCACGGCTGCATCGCCGGCTGCCACGAGATCCTGCGGCGCCAGGGCCTGATGAAAGGCCTGTGGTGCCTCGATCCGAACGAAGGTCTCAGCCCCGGCCAGAAGGACGAAATCGACCGCGTCACGCGCGAGCACGCCGACCTCAGCGACGATACATTCGTGGTGGCCAATCTGGATAAATGGCTGGCATGA
- a CDS encoding ABC transporter substrate-binding protein, translated as MKRLQAAVVALVLGLPAVPASAGEAVNLILNWTPTADHSPFYYAKAQGWYEKAGIDLTIEVGKGSGVSAAKVGSGGSPFGIADLATMLVAKSKGADDVALMSIYANTGQTFYWLKSYGVNGVKDFPNHKIGNPPGDASRVMWPAFAKAAGIAPDSVSFVNIGPTAKIAGLKSHTVDIISDFYNEHDLKVIEFGQDLGYVNWKDIGLNPYGNSLIVNGAYLQKNPKIAEEFVRISQKAFAACVADVEPCLKALLDQVSGLDKANQERQWERIKYLMTDEFTTTKGLGWIDGERMKKDYELVQTYLGMEKPFDVTTAFTTKMLDPNIKMDASKVKK; from the coding sequence ATGAAGCGTTTACAGGCGGCTGTTGTGGCGCTGGTGCTCGGTCTGCCGGCGGTGCCGGCCAGCGCGGGCGAGGCGGTCAATCTGATCCTGAACTGGACGCCGACCGCCGACCATTCGCCGTTCTATTACGCCAAGGCGCAGGGCTGGTACGAGAAGGCCGGCATCGACCTCACCATCGAGGTCGGCAAGGGCTCCGGCGTCTCCGCGGCCAAGGTCGGCTCCGGCGGCTCCCCCTTCGGCATCGCCGATCTCGCCACCATGCTGGTCGCCAAGAGCAAGGGCGCCGACGACGTCGCGCTCATGAGCATCTACGCCAATACCGGCCAGACGTTCTATTGGCTGAAAAGCTACGGCGTGAACGGCGTGAAGGACTTCCCGAACCACAAGATCGGCAATCCGCCGGGCGATGCCTCGCGCGTGATGTGGCCGGCCTTCGCCAAGGCCGCGGGGATTGCGCCCGACTCGGTCAGCTTCGTCAATATCGGCCCGACCGCGAAGATCGCAGGCCTCAAGAGCCACACCGTCGACATCATCAGCGACTTCTACAACGAGCACGATCTCAAGGTGATCGAGTTCGGGCAGGACCTCGGCTACGTCAACTGGAAGGACATCGGCCTCAATCCCTACGGCAATTCGCTGATCGTCAACGGCGCCTATCTGCAGAAGAATCCGAAGATCGCCGAAGAGTTCGTGCGCATTTCGCAGAAGGCCTTTGCGGCCTGCGTCGCCGATGTCGAGCCGTGCCTGAAGGCGCTGCTCGACCAGGTCTCCGGCCTCGACAAGGCGAACCAGGAGCGCCAGTGGGAGCGCATCAAATACCTGATGACCGACGAGTTCACGACGACCAAGGGTCTCGGCTGGATCGATGGCGAGCGGATGAAGAAGGACTACGAGCTGGTCCAGACGTACCTCGGCATGGAGAAGCCGTTCGACGTGACCACCGCGTTCACGACCAAGATGCTCGATCCCAACATCAAGATGGATGCGAGCAAGGTGAAGAAGTAG
- a CDS encoding ABC transporter permease, with translation MTGDAARTSRNFAIILIAHLAVLVLWQVAVDAFHVPKFILPSPLATIQTLGTASYSWGANTLVTAVEILGGFALGAVVGVALAVIFSWAPLVSLVLLPLFVTMNMIPKVALGPLFIVWFSYGIVPNILIAFSICFFPILLTTARGLREVEPDLLDLVKSLRGSRWTLFRKIQLPGSLPYVFSGMKVGAILAVAGAIVGEFIASERGLGYLMIQVQSSLDTPAMVMAVVLLTLLGVALYGLVLVLERMFVVGDARQN, from the coding sequence GTGACGGGAGACGCAGCCCGCACCTCGCGCAACTTTGCGATCATCCTGATTGCGCACCTCGCCGTGCTCGTGCTGTGGCAGGTCGCGGTCGACGCCTTCCATGTGCCGAAATTCATCCTGCCCTCCCCGCTGGCGACCATTCAGACGCTGGGAACCGCAAGCTATTCCTGGGGCGCCAACACGCTGGTCACCGCCGTCGAGATCCTTGGCGGCTTCGCGCTCGGCGCGGTCGTCGGCGTCGCGCTCGCCGTGATCTTCAGCTGGGCGCCGCTCGTGAGCCTCGTGCTGCTGCCGCTGTTCGTGACGATGAACATGATCCCGAAGGTCGCACTCGGCCCGCTCTTCATCGTCTGGTTCTCCTACGGCATCGTGCCGAACATCCTGATCGCCTTCAGCATCTGCTTCTTCCCGATCCTGCTCACCACCGCGCGCGGCTTGCGCGAGGTCGAGCCCGATCTGCTCGACCTCGTCAAATCGCTGCGCGGCTCGCGCTGGACGCTGTTCCGCAAGATCCAGTTGCCGGGATCGCTGCCTTACGTGTTCTCCGGCATGAAGGTCGGCGCCATCCTCGCGGTCGCCGGCGCCATCGTCGGCGAGTTCATCGCCTCCGAGCGCGGGCTCGGCTACCTCATGATCCAGGTGCAATCCTCGCTCGACACGCCCGCGATGGTGATGGCGGTGGTCTTGCTGACATTGCTCGGCGTCGCGCTCTACGGCCTGGTGCTCGTCCTCGAACGCATGTTCGTGGTCGGCGACGCCAGACAGAACTAG
- the minD gene encoding septum site-determining protein MinD, producing the protein MAKVLVVTSGKGGVGKTTTTAALGAALAQRGDKVVVVDFDVGLRNLDLVMGAERRVVFDLINVVQGVAKLPQALIKDKRLENLWLLPASQTRDKDALTEEGVGKVIDDLRSRFDWVICDSPAGIERGASMAMRFADEAVIVTNPEVSSVRDSDRIIGMLDSKTVRAEKGERVEKHILITRYDPSRAARGEMLTIDDILEILATPLLGIIPESQDVLKASNVGTPVTLSNAEGAPARAYIDAARRLCGDTVPMQVPTERKGFMDRLLRRRAA; encoded by the coding sequence ATGGCCAAGGTACTGGTCGTGACATCAGGCAAGGGCGGTGTCGGCAAGACGACCACGACCGCCGCGCTGGGAGCTGCGCTCGCGCAGCGCGGCGACAAGGTCGTTGTCGTCGATTTCGACGTCGGTTTGCGCAACCTCGACCTCGTGATGGGCGCCGAACGCCGCGTCGTGTTCGACCTCATCAACGTGGTGCAGGGGGTCGCGAAACTCCCGCAGGCGCTGATCAAGGACAAGCGTCTGGAGAATCTCTGGCTGTTGCCGGCCTCGCAAACCCGCGACAAGGACGCGCTGACCGAAGAGGGCGTCGGCAAGGTCATCGACGACCTGCGCAGCCGCTTCGACTGGGTGATCTGCGACAGCCCGGCCGGCATCGAGCGCGGCGCCTCCATGGCGATGCGCTTTGCGGACGAGGCCGTGATCGTCACCAATCCGGAAGTCTCTTCGGTGCGCGATTCCGACCGCATCATCGGCATGCTCGATTCCAAGACCGTTCGGGCCGAAAAGGGCGAGCGCGTCGAGAAGCACATTCTCATCACCCGCTACGATCCGTCGCGCGCCGCGCGGGGCGAAATGCTGACCATCGACGACATCCTCGAAATCCTCGCAACGCCCTTGCTCGGCATCATCCCCGAGAGCCAGGACGTGCTGAAGGCCTCCAATGTCGGCACGCCGGTGACGTTGTCGAACGCCGAAGGCGCCCCGGCGCGGGCTTATATCGACGCGGCGCGGCGGCTCTGCGGCGACACTGTGCCGATGCAGGTGCCGACGGAACGCAAGGGCTTCATGGATCGTCTGCTGCGACGGAGGGCTGCATGA
- a CDS encoding ABC transporter ATP-binding protein, with translation MAGMSSKPFISLQGVRKVYRSGGAEFLAVSDVTMDVQEGELVSLVGPSGCGKTTVMKILAGLHGADGGTVKIGNAESPFDPSRDIGMVFQQALLLKWRTILDNVLLPAEIVGLPMKAARERAHDLLNLVGLAGYEQKYPQQLSGGMQQRTAIARAFIHDPKLILMDEPFGALDALTREQMNLEMLRIWRESGKTIIFVTHSIQEAVFLSSHCAVLTAGPAKMADYFPIDLPFPRDLPLKTTDAFGVYARRIYAKLGLGAA, from the coding sequence ATGGCTGGCATGAGCTCAAAACCCTTCATCAGCCTGCAAGGCGTCCGGAAAGTCTATCGTAGCGGCGGCGCAGAGTTTCTGGCGGTGTCCGACGTCACGATGGACGTGCAGGAAGGTGAGCTGGTCTCGCTGGTCGGCCCGTCCGGCTGCGGCAAGACCACGGTGATGAAGATTCTGGCCGGCCTGCACGGTGCCGATGGCGGCACTGTGAAGATCGGCAACGCCGAAAGCCCGTTCGATCCGAGCCGCGACATCGGCATGGTATTCCAGCAGGCCCTGCTGTTGAAGTGGCGCACCATCCTGGACAATGTGCTGCTGCCGGCCGAGATCGTGGGACTGCCGATGAAAGCCGCGCGCGAGCGAGCCCATGACCTGCTCAATCTCGTCGGCCTCGCCGGCTACGAGCAGAAATATCCGCAACAGCTTTCCGGCGGCATGCAGCAGCGCACCGCCATCGCGCGCGCCTTTATTCACGATCCCAAGCTGATCCTGATGGACGAGCCGTTCGGCGCGCTGGATGCGCTGACGCGCGAGCAGATGAATCTGGAGATGCTGAGGATCTGGCGCGAGAGCGGCAAGACCATCATCTTCGTCACGCACTCGATCCAGGAAGCCGTGTTCTTGTCTTCACACTGTGCCGTGCTGACGGCAGGGCCGGCGAAGATGGCCGACTATTTCCCGATCGATCTCCCCTTCCCGCGCGACCTGCCGCTCAAGACCACGGACGCATTCGGCGTCTATGCACGGCGGATCTATGCGAAGCTGGGGTTGGGTGCGGCGTAA